In the genome of Dickeya fangzhongdai, one region contains:
- a CDS encoding cupin domain-containing protein, with protein MMTNQLKIVRPVNPTETQQNLPYFVGISRDTVGAKHISMNIVVIPAGAEAEPHYHVDYETAIYLLKGRVETRYGTDLSQTCLHLAGEFLYIPPGVPHQPRNLSDEEDAIAIVARNDANERENVRLYRVVDDNA; from the coding sequence ATGATGACGAACCAACTCAAGATTGTCAGACCGGTTAATCCCACGGAAACACAGCAGAATTTACCCTATTTTGTCGGTATTTCCCGCGATACCGTCGGCGCTAAGCACATCTCCATGAATATCGTGGTGATTCCCGCCGGTGCGGAAGCGGAACCGCACTACCACGTTGATTACGAAACCGCGATCTATCTGCTGAAGGGGCGGGTCGAAACACGTTACGGCACTGATTTATCGCAGACCTGCCTCCATCTGGCCGGCGAGTTTCTCTATATTCCGCCCGGCGTGCCCCACCAGCCTCGCAACCTGAGCGATGAGGAAGACGCTATCGCGATTGTGGCGCGCAACGACGCCAATGAACGGGAAAACGTGCGTTTGTACCGGGTGGTGGATGACAACGCATAA
- the hrpN gene encoding harpin HrpN: protein MQITIKAHIGGDLGVSGLGLGAQGLKGLNAATSSLGSSVDKLSSTIDKLTSALTSMMFAGALTQGLGAGSKGLGAGNQLGQSFGSGAQGASNLLSPPKSDSDALSKMFDKALDDLLGHDTVTKLTNQSNQLANSLLNGSQMTQGNMDAFGSGVGNALSSILGNGLGQAMGGSSPLTLGAGGLQGLSGAGSFNQLGNAIGMGVGQNAALNSLSNVSTHVDGNNRHFVDKEDRGLAKEIGQFMDQYPEIFGKPQYQKDGWSSAKTDDKSWAKALSKPDDDGMTGASMDKFRQALGMIKSAVAGDTGNTNLNLRGAGGASLGIDAAVVGDKIANLALGKLAHA, encoded by the coding sequence ATGCAAATTACGATCAAAGCGCACATCGGCGGTGATTTGGGCGTCTCCGGCCTGGGCCTGGGCGCTCAGGGGCTGAAGGGGCTTAACGCCGCGACATCATCCCTGGGTTCCAGCGTAGACAAACTCAGTAGCACCATCGATAAGCTGACTTCCGCGCTGACGTCGATGATGTTTGCCGGCGCGCTGACACAGGGGCTGGGTGCTGGTTCGAAGGGGCTTGGTGCGGGTAATCAACTGGGCCAGTCGTTCGGCAGTGGCGCACAGGGTGCGAGCAACCTGCTGTCGCCGCCGAAATCCGACAGCGATGCCTTGTCAAAAATGTTTGATAAAGCGCTGGACGACTTGCTGGGCCACGACACCGTGACCAAGCTGACTAACCAGAGCAACCAACTAGCTAACTCGCTGCTGAATGGCAGCCAGATGACCCAGGGCAATATGGATGCGTTCGGCAGCGGCGTTGGCAACGCACTGTCGTCGATTCTGGGCAACGGCCTGGGTCAGGCGATGGGCGGTTCTTCGCCGCTGACGCTGGGCGCCGGCGGTTTGCAGGGGCTGAGCGGCGCCGGATCGTTCAATCAGCTGGGCAACGCCATTGGTATGGGTGTGGGTCAGAACGCGGCGCTGAACTCGCTGAGCAATGTCAGCACCCATGTCGACGGCAACAACCGTCATTTCGTGGATAAAGAAGATCGTGGCCTGGCTAAAGAGATCGGTCAGTTTATGGATCAGTATCCGGAAATTTTTGGTAAGCCGCAGTATCAGAAAGATGGCTGGAGTTCAGCGAAAACTGACGACAAGTCCTGGGCCAAAGCGCTGAGCAAACCGGATGATGACGGCATGACCGGCGCCAGCATGGACAAATTCCGTCAGGCGCTGGGCATGATCAAAAGCGCCGTGGCGGGCGATACCGGCAATACCAACCTGAACCTGCGCGGTGCGGGCGGTGCGTCGCTGGGTATCGACGCCGCGGTAGTCGGCGACAAGATCGCCAATCTGGCGCTGGGTAAGCTGGCCCACGCCTGA
- the hrpV gene encoding HrpV family type III secretion system protein codes for MTDNITVFETGTAFMAAMNRHQAARWSPQSGVDLVFQYGDTGRELMLQIQPGQQYPGMLRNMLGRRHQQAAECDGCHLCLNGSDVLILWWPLPPTPDTYPQLIERLFELAGLTLPPVSAERAVRPQTGVGIARPLG; via the coding sequence ATGACCGACAACATCACGGTTTTCGAGACCGGTACGGCGTTTATGGCGGCGATGAACCGGCATCAGGCGGCGCGCTGGTCGCCGCAATCCGGCGTCGATCTGGTGTTTCAGTACGGTGATACCGGCCGCGAACTGATGCTGCAGATTCAGCCGGGGCAACAGTATCCCGGCATGTTGCGCAACATGCTCGGCCGTCGTCATCAGCAGGCGGCGGAGTGCGATGGTTGCCACCTGTGCCTGAACGGCAGCGACGTGCTGATTCTTTGGTGGCCGCTGCCGCCGACGCCTGATACCTATCCGCAACTCATTGAACGCCTGTTTGAGCTGGCGGGGCTGACGCTGCCGCCGGTTTCGGCGGAGCGAGCGGTACGCCCGCAAACCGGCGTCGGCATTGCCCGGCCGTTGGGGTGA
- the hrpT gene encoding HrpT family type III secretion system protein, whose product MRYQLLLVLCGSLLLSACAARAPLGACDSVSCRPEPDNRQMVIWWQTDMRPGAVDFTRVSVP is encoded by the coding sequence TCAACTCTTGCTGGTGTTGTGCGGTTCGCTGCTGCTCAGCGCCTGTGCCGCCCGGGCGCCGCTTGGCGCCTGCGATTCGGTCAGTTGCCGTCCCGAACCGGATAACCGGCAGATGGTGATCTGGTGGCAGACGGACATGCGCCCCGGCGCCGTCGATTTTACCCGGGTGAGCGTGCCATGA